Sequence from the Exiguobacterium aurantiacum genome:
GACGAACAAGGCCCGTTTTTCGTTTGTTTGTAAGTCTCGCTTATCGGCCGCCCCGTAGAGCGTCAGACCGAACAGCGTATGTGTGATGGTATCCACCGGTCTCCTCCTTTTGGACGGAAAAGACATCCCCCTCATGACGAGAAGGATGTCCGTCCTAGCTTATTTCTCTTGGTCCATTTTCATGGCGCGTCTTGCGACGACGGCGACAAAAATGACAGCGACAATCGGAATGATTAAAGGCATCCAATTCAACATCCGCCTGTCCCCCTTCTACAAGTGTCGCAAGCAGTATATCATATCTTCAATTCAACCGTTTCAGTGAATGCTTGCCTTCGCATACCGTTCGGCCATCGCCTCGATCGTTTCGCGCATATGGTCGCGGAGCGTGACCGGTTCGAGCACCTCGACTTGCGTCCCGAGCGACAAGAGCCAGAAGACGAACCCGTCGGATACGGCCGCATCGAAGCGGATGAGGAAGCGATCACCGTCTTGCGTGATCGAGACGTCTTCACCGAGCTTGTCAAAAATGACCGGCAGGACGCGCTCGTCGACGGCGAGGACGATTTCCTCGTCGAGCCCGTTGTACATGTTGAACGACTTTTGGAAATAGTCGTCCGGCAAATGATGCTTCATACGCGGCGTATCGTCCTCGACAATTTCCGAGTTGACGATGCGGTCGACGCGATAGTTTCGGATTTCCCCGATTGACTCATCGATCCCGATCAAATAGTACTGTTCATGGTTCCAGTGCAGGTCAATCGGATTGACGACATAACGTTCGCCGTCACGGCGGAGCGGGAACGTCCGCTTCGTGGCGTCAAAGCCGACGACGTCCGTGTATTGGAACGAGATCGCTTTTTGTTCTTGGATCGCGCGCTGGATGCGGTCGATATGGTAAGGAATCTGTCCGTGTTTCTTCTTCGGTGTCTTGATGATCGACTGGAGCGTCTCCGCTTCCGGGATGCTCGTCAATTTTTGAAGCTTCTCGACGATGCGTTCCGTCACGTCCTCCGAGATGAACTTCGCCGCGACGATGGCGTCGACCATCATCCGGAGCTCATGAATTTCAAACAGACGGGCCGAATGCCAATATTTTTTGGCAAGGCCGTTCTTCTCGAGCTCATCCTGCACCTCGAACCCCGAATCGGTCAATGCTTGGATGTCGTCTTTCACTGATTTTTTTGCTAACTTAGAAGTATCTCCGATAGTAGATAAATATTCGAGCAAGTCTTCTAACGTCTTCGGATGGTTGTCATCTGTATGGCGTTCGAAAAACCGTCTCACCTCGAGTAACCTTTCTCGGTTGTTCACGGTTTAATCCCCTTTCACTTCTCTATGTAAAATATGTATAAACAGACAGTAGCATGTTATTTCCATGAAATAAAGGTATTTTCCATTACAAATCGTTTAAGGAGGCCCTTCCGCAGTGAAACATTACGCGCACGTCAACGGCACGAAAATCGAATATATGGACCGCGGTCATGGTCCGGTCATCATATTGATCCATGGGACCCAATCATCAAGCCTCGAACCGTACCATGTGGACCGGCTTGTCGTGTCCGGTTTTCGGGTTATAGTCCCATCCCGTCCCGGTTACGGTGAGACTCCGTACTCATTTTCAGCTTCACCGCAAGCGTTCGCCACCAACCTACGTCGTTTGATGGAAATCATGGCAATCGATCAGTATCACGTGTACGGCATCTCGGCCGGTGGCCCGACAGCCATCGAGCTCGCGTCACAGAACGACCACGCGCTCAGTCTGACGCTCGCGGCTGCAGTAACGAGCGTCGTCGATTTCCCGTATCGGCGTTATGTCAGCCGTAACGTCGCCCAGCCGGCATTTATCGCGTTACAATTCGCGATGAAACAGTTCGTCTTTCGGGCGATTCAAAAACAACCGTTCGAGGCGACGGCCCGCATGATTCAATCGACGAGCCTACTCGCACTCGATGTCATCCGCGACGAAGTGACCCCGTACGATATCTTCCTATTGAAACGAGTCGCTAGCCAAATGGCGTTCGGTCTCGGTGCCCAGTTCGACCTGCGGCAACAAGTGACCGATGAAGCGCTGCTCGGGGTGACGTGCCCGACGTATATCGTCCACTCCAAAAATGACAAGGCCGTACCGGTCCGCCACGCGCATCACGCGAAACGGCTCATCCCGCACGCCCAGCTCACCATCTTGAACAGCCCCGGCCATTTGATTTGGATTGGTCGTCAAGCACGAAAAAGTGAGCAACAGATTGAACGCTTTATCCGCTTCAACTCATAAGACGCCATTCTAAGCGTCTTTTTTAGTCGCCTGGTTCGAGCAGATTGATCAATTTCTCCGTCACGTCAGCCGGAAGGCGGTAGCCGATATTTGTGTCGTCCGCGTCGTAAAGACTGCTTGCCGACTTCGCATCATCGTTGAGCCAAAGGTAATAGCGGTCCGTCTCCCCGTCCTCGAAGCGGATTTCGATATCGTATTCCGGCCCAACCACATTGGCGACACCTGGAATTTCGTCTGCCTCACGCAGCATGTCTTCGAATACTCGAATCGATTCCGGTTCGTCGAACGTGACGATATCGCGCTCTTGAAAACTGCTGAATCCGTCCGATCCCGAGACGCGGACTTCTTCAATCCCATCCGTCCGGAAATCGTTCGAGGCACAGCCGGTCAAGGTAAGTGATAACGTGACGAGAGCAAAGACTGATGTATGTCGATGTTTCATAAATAGACTCCCTCTGTCTGTATATGGTTGATATACGCGATTCAAGCAAGTAAAGTTTCACATTCCACGTCACTCGTTCACTCATCCACCCCGAGCACTTGAATCAACTGATTCGTCATATCTCTCGACACGCGATAGATGAGATGCGGATGCGTCACATCCATCAAAAAGCTCGGTTGATGTTTCTGTCCGAGCCAAAGATGATACTGTGCCATCACGCCGCCCTTCCAATGAAGTTCCAGGTCAAAGTCAGGTTCCCCGTGAATGGAATCTTCGAGCGCCTCATCTGCATTCCGCAACATGTCCGCGAACGGTCTCACTTTCTCGATTCCATTGAACATGATGAAATCCGTCTCATTGAACGAACCGATCCCTGACGACTGAGCGACTCGCGCTTGAATCATTTCTTCTCTATCCAATTCACTTTCCTCCGGCTCTATGAAAGCCTTGAACATCGCCGAAGCCACTGTCATAATGGCTCGATTTCGTTTCATTCCCTCCACCCCATTCACGTTGATAGTAATCTTATACGAAAATCTGGACGAAAGGTTTCACAATTTTTGACATCGAATCACTCATGCCTGTTTTCGCATTCGCTCCAAGAAAATCGGCAATAGGTTCAATATAATCGAGATGCTGGTGAGAACCCATAATGCCCGTCCCATACCTGGTATGACATCCGCCAACGCACTCCAATCCTCCGCTTCGACCCAGACTGATAAATAGCTGTAGTCCGCGCACACTGTGAGCGCCGTCAGCGACAACGCAATCGCCATCGGCAGCTTGTAATCTTTCCCGATGCTGAACGTATACAAATTGAACAGTGTCGCGCCAATCGCCAGTACTCCTAAAACCATCCACACGTAAATCATCCCCTATGCTATATGTAATTTATTCCCTATTTCTAGAATAGCATATAGAGTTCATTCTATAGGTAAACAAAAAAGCCGAGCCTAAGCTCAGCTTTTCCTTATTGATATGTCCAACCGGTCAGGCTCGCAGTCGCGCCTTCATAGCGCAACTGTTTCTCGAGCTCGCTCGGGAAGACGCGGAGCGTTGCGACCGCCTCACCGTCATTGACGAAGCATTCGACACTCGACGAGTCGATGAACACGTGAAGCGACGTCACATGAATCGCTTTCGTCCGTGTCGTGCCAAACTCGGTCGCGAACGGCTCACCGGCATTTGTCCGGTCGATCGTCAATTCGCCGGCTGCTGCGTCGTAACGGATGACAAGTGACTCATTCTCGACTTGAAGCAAGTCGAGGCTAAAGTCTGATCCGTCCGTTTTCAACTCCAGTTCGTACCGGTCCGGAGTCGCGACGCTGACTGACGTGCCGGACGCGTCGAGGAATGTGTCTTGGCGAAGCGTTGTCATCTCCGCCACCGGACGCTGCTTGAGCATCCCTTCCTCAATTGTGAGCACACGCGGTAACGTCAAGGCGTGGGCCCAGCCGAAGCGGTCCGTCGGATACTCGATTTCCGGGAGTCCCATCCAACCGACGAGGACGCGTCGTCCGTCCTGTTCTGTCGTCTGTGGAGCGTAAAAATCGAAACCGAAGTCGAGCTCCTCGAACGTGCCGTGCGTGAACGTCAACGTCTCAACGTCGAGCTTACCAATCAAGAAACCGGACTGATAGATATTGTGATAGCGATGCCCGTCCGGTTCAATCCCTTGCGGCGAGAAGACGAGGACGTGTTGCCCGTTCAGTTCGAACACGTCAGGACATTCCCACATGTAACCGAACGGGTCGAGTCCTGTCTCAATCTCACCGAGGAACGTCCAGTCATCCAAGTCAGTCGAGCGATATAACACGACACAACCTGTTTCGTTCTCACGTTGCGCCCCGACGACGGCGTAATAGACGCCATCCTCGAGCCACACTTTCGGGTCACGGAAATGTTCCGTGTACCCGGCCGGCACGTCCGGGATCGCGACGTTGCGACGCTCAATCTTTCCATCCCGTAACACACCGATCACTTGCGAGGCGTGACGCGTCCAGTCATCCGTCCGGTGATTGCCCGTGTACATGACATGGAGTTCCCCGTCTTTCACAAACCCGCTGCCTGAATAGGCACCGTGTGAATCTTCGGTCGTCTCCGGGACTAACGCCACCCCGCGGTCTGTCCACGTGACGAGGTCGGGTGATGTGACATGATACCAATGCTTGAGACCGTGTACCGGTCCGAGCGGGAACCACTGATAAAACATGTGATATTCCCCGTTATAATACGTGAATCCATTCGGATCGTTCAGGAGTCCCGTCGGCGGTTGGATATGGTATCCGAACCGCCACGGGGAAGCCGCCGTCTTTGTGCGGAGCGTCTCCATCTCGAGGGCACTCACGTCACGTAACGAGCGGTAACGCTCTGCCTTCGTCCAACTCATAACATCACTTCCTTTTTTCTTAAGCTGCTTGTTTGACTGCTTCTTTTTTCGCTTGGCGTTTCGCGAGCACGAACGTCAATCCGAATGCGACCGCGAAGGCGATGGCCATCCCGATGATATACGAGACGATCGACGCTGGTGCGATCGAGATGATCCCTGGGAGACCTGCCGCACCGAGGGCGACGGCGAGGACTTCACGTCCGACGATGAACGCCGAGGCGATTCCTGAACCGATGATGGCCGCGATGAACGGATAGCGTAGTTTCAAGTTGACACCGAACATGGCCGGCTCCGTGATCCCAAGGAGTGCCGAGATACCAGATGCCGAAGCGACACCTTTCATCTTCTTATCACGTGTCAAGAAGAAGACAGCGAGTGTGGCCGCACCTTGTGCGACGTTCGACATGGCTGCGATTGGGAAGATGAACGATCCACCCGTGCGTGCGATATCGGCGAGAAGTTGCGTCTCGATGGCGATGAAACTGTGGTGCATCCCTGTGATAACAATCGGTGCGTACAAGAGACCCATGACGAGACCACCGAAGAAGCCGAGTGAGTCGTACGTCCAAACGAGACCGTCGATGATCAAGTTACCCGCTTCGCGTGTGATCGGTCCGACGAAGGCGAACGTGACGAACGCCGTGATGAGGAGCGAGAGGAGCGGTGTGAGCAAGATATCGAGTGATGCTGGCATGAATTTGCGAATATTGATTTCAAGTTTCGACAAGATATAAGCAGATACGAGGACCGGTAACACTTGTCCTTGGTAACCGAGTTTCTCGATTTCGAAGCCGAGAATGTTCCAAACCGGGATATCACCGACCGTTGCTTGCGCATAGGCGTTGACGAGATCCGGGTGAACCATGATCATCCCGAGCGCGGCGCCGAGGTACGGATTACCCCCAAACCGCTTGGCGGCGGAGAACCCGATCAAGACGGGCAGGAAGACGAAGGCGGCGTTCGCGAACGTGTTGATCATCGCGGCGAGATCGGCGATACCTGGGTACTGATCGATGAGTGAGCTTCCTTCGAAGAACAAATCAGGTGCCGTGAGCAAATTGTTGATCCCCATCAAGAGACCGCCGGCGACGATGGCCGGGATGATTGGGACGAAGATATCAGACAACATTTTGACGAACTGTTGGAGCGGGTTGCCTTTCTTCGCGCCGGCCGACTTGACGTCGCTTGTCGACATATCGCCGAGGCCTGTCAATTCGGCGAACTCAGCGTACACCTTGTTAACCGTACCTGCACCGATGATGATTTGATACTGGCCACCAGTCGAGAACGTCCCTTTGACGACGTCGAGGGCGTCAAGTTTCTTCTCGTCGACTTTCGATTCGTCATTCAAGACGAGGCGGAGCCGGGTCGCACAGTGGGCCGCGGCGGCGACGTTGTCTTTCCCGCCGATTGCCTCTAAAATCGCTTCTGCTTCTTGTCTGTAGTTCATGCTGGTTTCCCTCCTAGCGCTTCAAGCACGCGTTGTTGTGTTGGTATGGCTGGAATCGCGCCGTAGGCCGTGCACGTGAGTGCACCGGTCACGTTCGCATATTCGATGTCCTGCAAGAGTCGGTCGTCATCCATCCCGAGTGTCGACAACCGATATAGATAGGCTCCGACGAAGGCGTCGCCCGCTCCCGTCGAATCGACGCTGTCAATTTTCACTGAAGCGATGATGGCTTTGACGTCTTTCGTCGCAATCAGTGTCCCGCGCGAGCCGAGCGTGATGGCGATTCGTTTTGCACCCGCTTCGAGAAGCGACGCGACCGCTTCGTCTAAATCGTCAAGCCCGGTCAACAAGTGCGCCTCTTCTTCGCTCAACTTGACGAAGTCCGCTTCGGCGATGAAGTGGAGCGAATCTTGTTTGAACGCCTCGAGGTCGGTCACGAGCGCGTCACGATAGTTCGGATCGAACGAGACGAACAGGCCGTCACGCTTGGCGAACTGGAGCAGTTTGAAATAAGCGTTCTTTAACTCACCGTCGAGGAGTGCCGTCGCCGATCCGAAATGGACGATGTCCCCAGGCTTGAAGGCCGACAAATCGATCGACTCGAACGCATAATCGCCGTCGCTACCGCGGCGGAACGTGAAGTCCCGTTCCCCGTCTTCTTGAATCGAGACGAACGCGAACGTCGTGTCACCTTCTTCGACCAAATTCTCGACGCCGACACCGTTATCGACGAGCGTCTGTTTCAAAAAGCGCCCGAACGGGTCAGCCCCGACTTGCCCGAGGAAACTTGAGCTTCCTCCATGCTTACTGACGACGGCCGCAACGTTTGCCGGTGCGCCCCCTGCTTTCTTTACGAATGTCGTCCCGTTGACGAGGTCGCTCGATGCGTCCTCGCAAACCCAATCAATCAATAGTTCACCAATGCAATGTACGGTGTTCATCCGTCCACCTCCATGTCTGAATGTCGTGCTTCGTATCATTTATCGAACCGGTTCCAAAAACGAATAAAAAATGTTGCGGAACCGGTTCCGCAACACAAATGTAAACGATTTAATTTAAAATGTCAACGCTTTCGCGCAGTTTTAATTCAAAAGTTGTGAACGTTTTCATCGGGATGGTTTCACCTGTTAACAACTGGAGAATCATGTCAGCCGCACGGGACCCGGTCCGACGGTATGGGAGGTGGACCGTTGTGATGGACGGATGGAGCACTTCGGTGAAATCATAGCCGCCGAATCCACTCACCGAGATATCGCCTGGAACCGTTTTGCCGGCGTTGGCAAGCCCCTTCAACACACCGAGGGCGATGTTGTCCGTCGCGCAGACGATGAGCGTCGCGTCCTCGGTCGCCTCGGCGAGTCGTTCCCCGATTGGGATGGCATCCTCGATCTTGAACGTCGTCGTATACGTCGTCACGTTCGCCCCGACTTCCTTGAACGCATGGAGAAAACCGTCACGCCGCGCCTGTCCGACGGCGATGTCGTATGGACCGACACCGACATATAGGACGTCACGGTGACCCCATTCCATGAACTGCTTACCGAGGGCGAACGCCGCATCGTAGTCGGGATAGACGAGGCTATGGACCTTTTCATGCTCTTGACCGATCAATAGGACCGGGATTTGGATGTCTTGAATCGCCTGCAAGTGCCGCGGCGTCACGGTCGTCCCGAGCCAGATGATGCCGGCCACTTTCTGTTTTGCCAAGTTATACAACTGCTCGATCTCGCGTTCGGTCTGTTGGGCCGTGTTGACGACGAGCATTTGATAGCCGCGTTCGGTCAATCGTTCGTCGATGCCCATCATCGTCCGCGAAGCGGCATAGGAATCGAGACGCGGGACGATGACACCGATCATTTTCGTCTGTTTCGACTTCAAGCTTTGCGCGAACTGGTTCGGTTCATAATTCGTCTCCTGGATGACCCGCTCAATCTTGTCGCGCGTCGACTGTCCGACCGAGCCCCCGTTCAAATAACGGGAGACGGTACTTTTGGCGACCCCGGCCAGTTTGGCGATGTCGTTGATTGTCACTTGTTTCATCGGTAAAAACCTCCATACGAAAAAACTGACGCGTCAGACGCCGTCAGTTCAGTGGTTGATTACATATCGCTTCTTAAAGTTTAAATAGTAAAGCCCGTTCCGTTTTTCGAACCCGTTGTTCTCGAGGACACGGCGTACCGCTTCCTGATGCGGGCTCGTCGGTGGAATGCCAGCACGGACCGTATGCCCTTCTCTTAAATCGGATTGCTCGAGCGCGAGGCGAAGCCCTTCTGTCGCATAGCCGTTGTCTTTGAACGGGTCGAACACCATCAAATCGAGCTGATAGACGCGAGCGAGTTTCAAGAGCAACACTTTCCCGACGATTTGCCCGTCAACGAGGAGATCATAATAGAAGTCCTCCCCGTAACTATGCTCGTCGGCCGAGTATACCTGCTCTGCCCCCATCTCGACAAAGATACCTTTTAACTCTTCGGCTGAGATGCCGTAAGAACTTTGACCATATTTTTTAAAATGCTCATATTCGATCTCATCAATCTGACGAATAGGTTGACGCACGATTTCCATCCCGTGCCCTCCTTAACAGTTATCTCATAGTCTTTCCAAACTCATTATATACGAACGGCGGCGTGAAGCGCAAAAGATAACCGGAATCAGACCGGTTCGATGTGGATGTGGACCGAATCGACGGCGTGATGTTCGTCGAGCTCACGTTCGATGTCATCACATAAATCGTGCGCTTCCTCGACAGTGAGACTTCCTTCGACGGCAATCGTCACGTCGAGCATGACGTGGTTGCCGAGGTGACGTCCTTTGATTTCACGCACTTCCTTGACGGCATCGAAATGTTGAATCGTCTCTTCATAGGAATCAACGAGGTCCGGTGGGAATCCGTCCGACAACTGATGTGTCGCATCGAGAAAGATTTGAATCGCGGTCCGGATAATCATCCCGGCGATGAGAACAGCGAGCACCGTATCCATCCACGGCAGTTTAAAATAAGCGAAGAGAACGCCGAGCGTCGCCCCAATCGAGATCAGCGCGTCGGCAAGGTTATCTTTGGCGGCCGCCTTCAAGGCCAGCGACCGGGTCTTCTTGGCCAAATTCGAGTTGTACGCATACACGCCGAACATGACGAGCGCACTCACGAACGCGACGACGGCGGCGAGCGGGTTCGGTTCGACGTATTCACCACCGATTAGAGTGGCGATGCTGTTCAATAGAACGAACACCCCGACGGCGACCATGATGAGCGAGGCGACGAGCGCGGCAAGCGTCTCCATTTTGGCGTGACCGTATTTATGTTCGGCGTCCCGAGGCAACGCAGCGATACGGATGCCGATATAGACAGCGATGGATGCGATGATGTCGGTCGTATTGTTGAATCCGTCGGCGAGGACGGCTTCTGAATTATAGACATACCCGAAGACGACTTTTAATACAGATAAGACCAAATACGTCGTAATCGATAAAATGGCGCCTTTGAGCGCTTTTGGTGGATGAGTTGTTGACTGCATCCGACCACCTCCTTATTAGCTAAGTCAGTATACCAGTCGAATATCGTGTGGGCATAGAGAAACAGTGTTTCCCACAGTTAAATAAAATGGAATATATTCCCGGTAGTTTCGTTGTTCGAAAATTATGGTAAAGTAAATGGGAAGAGACCAAAGGGATGACCCTATAAAAGAGGTGAAACGAATGTTTACAGAACGTGATGGAATCAAGCTTCGTTTGGAACAAATTGACAGATTGCTCGCCGATTTGAACCGAGAAGCAAAACAGTTGATGGCTCGTCTACGCGAACTTGACGCAAGCGGTGAAAATCCACATGAAGTGACGCTCAAGCCGGAAGACCGTGACACGCTAAAATCGTCAATCGACGAGACGCTCGAGGCGCTTCAAAGTCGCTCGAAACGCCCGATCAACCCGAACGATGAGAAAAAGAAAGAACTCGCCTCTCATAAGGCGCTCATCGACGAATTGTCGGATTTACTCAGCAAGAAAAAATGAGACGCCTCTGCGTCTCATTTTTTCGGTAAGGAGATACTATGACTTATATCGTTACGACTTGTTTACGCCCGACCGAGGCGATGATTGCACGGGCCGAAGCTCACGCAGCGACGTACGGCGTCCGTTTTATCCCTCGGCGCAAACACTCGATTGAGACGTTGAAGGCGCGGCACTCTCTCGGCGTGCTCGTGTTTGATAAACGTCGCGTTGAATACACACCGCTCGACGGAGATGAACCGTTCTTCTTCCATCCATCGAGCTCGGTATTCCGTGTGAAGCAACTAGCCCGTGGCGGACACGATCCACTCGTCGACGCCGCCGCAATCAAGCCAGGTGACCGCGTCCTCGACTGCACGCTCGGGCTCGGCTCCGACAGCATCGTCCTCAGTCATGCCGTCGGTCCGACCGGTCGCGCCGTCGGACTCGAGAGTGAATTCGTCACCGCG
This genomic interval carries:
- a CDS encoding helix-turn-helix transcriptional regulator, translating into MNNRERLLEVRRFFERHTDDNHPKTLEDLLEYLSTIGDTSKLAKKSVKDDIQALTDSGFEVQDELEKNGLAKKYWHSARLFEIHELRMMVDAIVAAKFISEDVTERIVEKLQKLTSIPEAETLQSIIKTPKKKHGQIPYHIDRIQRAIQEQKAISFQYTDVVGFDATKRTFPLRRDGERYVVNPIDLHWNHEQYYLIGIDESIGEIRNYRVDRIVNSEIVEDDTPRMKHHLPDDYFQKSFNMYNGLDEEIVLAVDERVLPVIFDKLGEDVSITQDGDRFLIRFDAAVSDGFVFWLLSLGTQVEVLEPVTLRDHMRETIEAMAERYAKASIH
- a CDS encoding bifunctional UDP-2,4-diacetamido-2,4,6-trideoxy-beta-L-altropyranose hydrolase/GNAT family N-acetyltransferase — translated: MEIVRQPIRQIDEIEYEHFKKYGQSSYGISAEELKGIFVEMGAEQVYSADEHSYGEDFYYDLLVDGQIVGKVLLLKLARVYQLDLMVFDPFKDNGYATEGLRLALEQSDLREGHTVRAGIPPTSPHQEAVRRVLENNGFEKRNGLYYLNFKKRYVINH
- a CDS encoding carbohydrate kinase family protein, whose product is MNTVHCIGELLIDWVCEDASSDLVNGTTFVKKAGGAPANVAAVVSKHGGSSSFLGQVGADPFGRFLKQTLVDNGVGVENLVEEGDTTFAFVSIQEDGERDFTFRRGSDGDYAFESIDLSAFKPGDIVHFGSATALLDGELKNAYFKLLQFAKRDGLFVSFDPNYRDALVTDLEAFKQDSLHFIAEADFVKLSEEEAHLLTGLDDLDEAVASLLEAGAKRIAITLGSRGTLIATKDVKAIIASVKIDSVDSTGAGDAFVGAYLYRLSTLGMDDDRLLQDIEYANVTGALTCTAYGAIPAIPTQQRVLEALGGKPA
- a CDS encoding sucrose-specific PTS transporter subunit IIBC — protein: MNYRQEAEAILEAIGGKDNVAAAAHCATRLRLVLNDESKVDEKKLDALDVVKGTFSTGGQYQIIIGAGTVNKVYAEFAELTGLGDMSTSDVKSAGAKKGNPLQQFVKMLSDIFVPIIPAIVAGGLLMGINNLLTAPDLFFEGSSLIDQYPGIADLAAMINTFANAAFVFLPVLIGFSAAKRFGGNPYLGAALGMIMVHPDLVNAYAQATVGDIPVWNILGFEIEKLGYQGQVLPVLVSAYILSKLEINIRKFMPASLDILLTPLLSLLITAFVTFAFVGPITREAGNLIIDGLVWTYDSLGFFGGLVMGLLYAPIVITGMHHSFIAIETQLLADIARTGGSFIFPIAAMSNVAQGAATLAVFFLTRDKKMKGVASASGISALLGITEPAMFGVNLKLRYPFIAAIIGSGIASAFIVGREVLAVALGAAGLPGIISIAPASIVSYIIGMAIAFAVAFGLTFVLAKRQAKKEAVKQAA
- a CDS encoding cation diffusion facilitator family transporter; the encoded protein is MQSTTHPPKALKGAILSITTYLVLSVLKVVFGYVYNSEAVLADGFNNTTDIIASIAVYIGIRIAALPRDAEHKYGHAKMETLAALVASLIMVAVGVFVLLNSIATLIGGEYVEPNPLAAVVAFVSALVMFGVYAYNSNLAKKTRSLALKAAAKDNLADALISIGATLGVLFAYFKLPWMDTVLAVLIAGMIIRTAIQIFLDATHQLSDGFPPDLVDSYEETIQHFDAVKEVREIKGRHLGNHVMLDVTIAVEGSLTVEEAHDLCDDIERELDEHHAVDSVHIHIEPV
- a CDS encoding LacI family DNA-binding transcriptional regulator, producing MKQVTINDIAKLAGVAKSTVSRYLNGGSVGQSTRDKIERVIQETNYEPNQFAQSLKSKQTKMIGVIVPRLDSYAASRTMMGIDERLTERGYQMLVVNTAQQTEREIEQLYNLAKQKVAGIIWLGTTVTPRHLQAIQDIQIPVLLIGQEHEKVHSLVYPDYDAAFALGKQFMEWGHRDVLYVGVGPYDIAVGQARRDGFLHAFKEVGANVTTYTTTFKIEDAIPIGERLAEATEDATLIVCATDNIALGVLKGLANAGKTVPGDISVSGFGGYDFTEVLHPSITTVHLPYRRTGSRAADMILQLLTGETIPMKTFTTFELKLRESVDILN
- a CDS encoding alpha/beta fold hydrolase, translated to MKHYAHVNGTKIEYMDRGHGPVIILIHGTQSSSLEPYHVDRLVVSGFRVIVPSRPGYGETPYSFSASPQAFATNLRRLMEIMAIDQYHVYGISAGGPTAIELASQNDHALSLTLAAAVTSVVDFPYRRYVSRNVAQPAFIALQFAMKQFVFRAIQKQPFEATARMIQSTSLLALDVIRDEVTPYDIFLLKRVASQMAFGLGAQFDLRQQVTDEALLGVTCPTYIVHSKNDKAVPVRHAHHAKRLIPHAQLTILNSPGHLIWIGRQARKSEQQIERFIRFNS
- a CDS encoding class I SAM-dependent methyltransferase produces the protein MTYIVTTCLRPTEAMIARAEAHAATYGVRFIPRRKHSIETLKARHSLGVLVFDKRRVEYTPLDGDEPFFFHPSSSVFRVKQLARGGHDPLVDAAAIKPGDRVLDCTLGLGSDSIVLSHAVGPTGRAVGLESEFVTAMLVKEGLTVWEEKEPAVNEAMRRLEVVLTDALTYLKTCSDDSFDVVYFDPMFEKTISESVHLNPLRSLANTNPLSLELMTEARRVAARRIVLKAHFESETFETLGFTRIVRKTSKFHYGIIDAEA
- a CDS encoding sucrose-6-phosphate hydrolase → MSWTKAERYRSLRDVSALEMETLRTKTAASPWRFGYHIQPPTGLLNDPNGFTYYNGEYHMFYQWFPLGPVHGLKHWYHVTSPDLVTWTDRGVALVPETTEDSHGAYSGSGFVKDGELHVMYTGNHRTDDWTRHASQVIGVLRDGKIERRNVAIPDVPAGYTEHFRDPKVWLEDGVYYAVVGAQRENETGCVVLYRSTDLDDWTFLGEIETGLDPFGYMWECPDVFELNGQHVLVFSPQGIEPDGHRYHNIYQSGFLIGKLDVETLTFTHGTFEELDFGFDFYAPQTTEQDGRRVLVGWMGLPEIEYPTDRFGWAHALTLPRVLTIEEGMLKQRPVAEMTTLRQDTFLDASGTSVSVATPDRYELELKTDGSDFSLDLLQVENESLVIRYDAAAGELTIDRTNAGEPFATEFGTTRTKAIHVTSLHVFIDSSSVECFVNDGEAVATLRVFPSELEKQLRYEGATASLTGWTYQ